From the genome of Syntrophorhabdaceae bacterium:
CAACAAAGGTGTCTGGAAAACCACAATGATGCTATCTAAGGGCGTCTATGAATACCGTTTCATAGTCGATGGCATATGGCAGGATGATCCTGAAAATCCTGAAAAAAGCATGAATGAGTTCGGATCACATAATTCTGTATTGAACGTATAATATTGAAAAATTGTATCAGACCTGTCAGACCCTTTTGGGTCTGTCAAGCTTCACTTTGGTAATCCTTCTTCCTTCGAGCCCCACCACAGTAAACCTGTGGATACCGTGGAGTATTATTTCTCCCCCTTTCGGTATCTCCTGTAGTTGCGTGAGGATAAAACCACCAAGCGTTTCGTAATCCGGAGATTCTGAAAGGTCCAGATTAAATCTATTGTTCAGGTCTCTTATT
Proteins encoded in this window:
- a CDS encoding glycogen-binding domain-containing protein; translated protein: MTKKETRKRVTFKLENPSAREVLLAGSFNAWSPAAKQLKKDNKGVWKTTMMLSKGVYEYRFIVDGIWQDDPENPEKSMNEFGSHNSVLNV
- a CDS encoding transporter associated domain-containing protein, coding for IRDLNNRFNLDLSESPDYETLGGFILTQLQEIPKGGEIILHGIHRFTVVGLEGRRITKVKLDRPKRV